From Citricoccus sp. SGAir0253, a single genomic window includes:
- the mftD gene encoding pre-mycofactocin synthase MftD (MftD, an enzyme found in the mycofactocin biosynthesis locus, performs an oxidative deamination of 3-amino-5-[(p-hydroxyphenyl)methyl]-4,4-dimethyl-2-pyrrolidinone (AHDP). The resulting compound, now called pre-mycofactocin (PMFT), is a biologically active redox cofactor that can oxidize the non-exchangeable NADH of TIGR03971 family SDR-type oxidoreductases.), with protein MSALISNPWARNPWFETVSEAQRRARRRLPEPVYSALIAGSEAGVTVRSNVEAFSDLGLRPRTVGQTRDHDLATSVMGVPMSMPVMISPTGVQAVHPEGEVAVARAAHRHGVAMGLSSFASKPIEDVVAANPDTFFQMYWTGTRDSMLRRMERARAAGVRGLILTTDWSFSNGRDWGSPEIPEKVDLRAALRLAPSVVTRPQWLLSFLASGGVPDLTVPNLVSPGDRGPTFFGAYGEWMSTPPPTWQDISWVIGTWDGPVMVKGVTRIDEARKAVDAGATAISVSNHGGNNLDGAPATIRLLAGIAEAVGDQVEVLLDGGVRRGSDVVKAVALGARAVMIGRAYLWGLAANGQAGVENVLDLLHGGVVAALTGLGVQSVHELGPEHLVVPRDFQLSL; from the coding sequence ATGTCCGCGCTGATCAGCAACCCGTGGGCGAGGAACCCATGGTTCGAGACCGTGAGCGAAGCCCAGCGCCGGGCACGCCGGCGGCTGCCGGAGCCGGTGTACTCGGCCCTCATCGCCGGGTCCGAGGCCGGCGTCACCGTCCGCTCCAACGTCGAGGCGTTCTCGGACCTCGGGCTGCGGCCGCGCACGGTCGGGCAGACGCGGGACCACGACCTGGCCACCTCGGTCATGGGGGTGCCGATGTCCATGCCCGTGATGATCTCCCCCACCGGCGTCCAGGCCGTCCATCCCGAGGGCGAGGTCGCCGTGGCCCGTGCCGCCCACCGGCACGGCGTCGCGATGGGACTGAGCTCCTTCGCGAGCAAGCCCATCGAGGACGTGGTCGCGGCGAACCCGGACACGTTCTTCCAGATGTACTGGACAGGGACCCGGGACAGCATGCTGCGCAGGATGGAGCGGGCTCGGGCCGCCGGCGTCCGGGGCCTGATCCTCACCACCGACTGGTCCTTCTCCAACGGCCGCGACTGGGGCAGTCCGGAGATCCCGGAGAAGGTGGACCTGCGCGCGGCCCTCCGGCTCGCGCCCTCCGTGGTCACCCGGCCACAGTGGCTGCTGTCGTTCCTCGCGAGCGGCGGGGTCCCGGACCTGACCGTCCCGAACCTCGTCAGCCCCGGGGACCGGGGCCCGACCTTCTTCGGGGCGTACGGGGAGTGGATGTCCACCCCGCCGCCCACCTGGCAGGACATCTCCTGGGTCATCGGCACCTGGGACGGGCCCGTGATGGTCAAGGGCGTCACCCGCATCGACGAGGCCCGGAAGGCCGTCGACGCCGGCGCCACCGCCATCTCGGTCTCCAACCACGGGGGCAACAACCTCGACGGCGCCCCGGCGACCATCCGCCTGCTGGCCGGGATCGCCGAGGCCGTCGGCGACCAGGTGGAGGTCCTGCTCGACGGCGGGGTCCGCCGCGGCTCCGACGTGGTCAAGGCCGTCGCCCTCGGGGCCCGGGCCGTGATGATCGGCCGCGCCTACCTGTGGGGTCTCGCGGCGAACGGCCAGGCCGGGGTCGAGAACGTGCTGGACCTGCTGCACGGTGGGGTCGTGGCGGCCCTGACGGGACTCGGGGTGCAGTCCGTCCACGAGTTGGGCCCGGAGCACCTCGTGGTGCCGCGGGACTTCCAGCTGAGCCTGTGA
- the mftE gene encoding mycofactocin biosynthesis peptidyl-dipeptidase MftE, translated as MTTTPGASEGAALASLRSPDAGGTRTLVVPLGSVEQHGPHLPLGTDGVIAEGVCRWLAGSRSADRDWVVGPLVPFGASGEHEDFPGTVSIGHQQLAGYLVELVRSASRWVPRVRFITGHGGNAPALGAACRLLASEGRDAAWTGVELPRADAHAGHTETSLMLHLAPRTVRMDLAQAGCTAPLERILPALVDGGVRAVSPSGVLGDPVGATAPEGARLFAQLCEAVADRLAAGRRDADGRLR; from the coding sequence GTGACCACCACTCCCGGGGCCTCCGAGGGGGCCGCCCTGGCCTCGCTGCGGTCACCGGACGCCGGGGGCACGAGGACGCTCGTGGTGCCGCTGGGCTCGGTGGAGCAGCACGGACCGCACCTGCCGCTGGGCACGGACGGGGTCATCGCCGAGGGGGTCTGCCGGTGGTTGGCCGGGTCCCGCTCCGCGGACCGCGACTGGGTGGTCGGTCCCCTGGTGCCCTTCGGCGCCTCGGGCGAGCACGAGGACTTCCCGGGCACCGTCTCGATCGGCCACCAGCAACTGGCCGGATACCTCGTCGAGCTCGTCCGCTCGGCCAGCCGGTGGGTGCCCCGGGTGCGCTTCATCACCGGCCACGGCGGCAACGCGCCGGCCCTCGGGGCGGCATGCCGGTTGCTGGCGTCCGAGGGCCGCGACGCCGCGTGGACCGGGGTGGAGCTCCCGCGCGCCGACGCCCACGCCGGGCACACCGAGACCAGCCTGATGCTGCACCTGGCACCACGGACCGTGCGGATGGACCTCGCCCAAGCCGGCTGCACCGCTCCCCTGGAGCGGATCCTCCCGGCCCTGGTGGACGGCGGGGTCCGGGCCGTCTCGCCCTCGGGAGTCCTCGGCGACCCCGTCGGCGCCACGGCCCCGGAGGGCGCGCGGCTGTTCGCGCAGCTCTGCGAGGCGGTGGCGGACCGCTTGGCCGCGGGACGCCGGGACGCGGACGGACGCCTGCGGTGA
- the mftC gene encoding mycofactocin radical SAM maturase (MftC is a radical SAM/SPASM enzyme that catalyzes the first two steps in biosynthesis of the electron carrier mycofactocin from the terminal Val-Tyr dipeptide of the precursor peptide MftA.), giving the protein MTATALRDQPGTRLVDHFERGLEAPICLTWELTYACNLSCAHCLSSSGRRDPRELTTEQCEAVIDELERMGVFYVNIGGGEPTVRPDFWHLVDYAVAHHVGVKFSTNGVRIDEAAARRLAGTDYVDVQVSLDGATAEVNDYIRGPGSYATALRALENLQRAGFRDAKVSVVVTRQNVGQLDEFKAIADRYGATLRLTRLRPSGRGADVWDELHLVEDQQQRLYDWLVAHGSEVLTGDSFFHLAPLGGALPGLNLCGAGRVVCLIDPVGDVYACPFAIHEEFLAGNVLAPGGFAGVWRDSALFTELRRPSSGGACSSCPFFDSCRGGCMAAKFFTGLPMDGPDPECVLGNSEGALQGERSIPAPGQDHSRPFATRTEPVLVQLLRRRPDRPPTSPCAESPLAGFAPTVP; this is encoded by the coding sequence ATGACTGCCACCGCCCTCCGAGACCAGCCGGGAACCCGGCTGGTCGACCACTTCGAGCGTGGCCTCGAGGCCCCCATCTGCCTGACGTGGGAGCTGACCTACGCCTGCAACCTCTCGTGCGCCCACTGCCTGTCCTCCTCCGGACGGCGGGACCCACGGGAGCTGACCACGGAGCAGTGCGAGGCCGTCATCGACGAGCTCGAGCGCATGGGCGTCTTCTACGTCAACATCGGCGGCGGCGAGCCGACCGTGCGGCCCGACTTCTGGCATCTCGTGGACTACGCGGTCGCCCACCACGTGGGGGTCAAGTTCTCCACCAACGGCGTCCGGATCGATGAGGCGGCCGCCCGTCGGCTGGCCGGCACGGACTACGTGGACGTCCAGGTCTCGCTGGACGGCGCCACCGCGGAGGTCAACGACTACATCCGCGGGCCCGGGTCCTACGCCACGGCCCTGCGCGCCCTGGAGAACCTGCAGCGGGCCGGCTTCCGGGACGCCAAGGTCTCCGTGGTCGTCACGCGGCAGAACGTGGGCCAGCTGGACGAGTTCAAGGCGATCGCGGACCGGTACGGCGCCACGCTGCGCCTGACCCGGCTCCGCCCCTCCGGTCGCGGAGCGGACGTGTGGGACGAACTGCACCTCGTGGAGGACCAGCAGCAGCGGCTCTACGACTGGCTCGTGGCCCACGGGTCCGAGGTGCTCACGGGGGACTCCTTCTTCCACCTGGCGCCGTTGGGCGGTGCGCTGCCCGGGCTGAACCTCTGCGGGGCCGGCCGCGTGGTGTGCCTCATCGACCCCGTCGGGGACGTCTACGCCTGCCCCTTCGCCATCCACGAGGAGTTCCTCGCGGGCAACGTGCTGGCACCCGGCGGGTTCGCCGGCGTGTGGCGGGACTCGGCACTGTTCACGGAACTGCGCCGTCCCTCCTCGGGTGGCGCGTGCTCCTCCTGTCCCTTCTTCGACTCCTGCCGGGGCGGTTGCATGGCCGCCAAGTTCTTCACGGGACTGCCCATGGACGGGCCCGACCCCGAGTGCGTCCTCGGCAACAGCGAGGGCGCCCTGCAGGGCGAACGGTCCATCCCCGCGCCGGGCCAGGACCACTCCCGCCCCTTCGCCACCCGCACCGAGCCGGTCCTGGTCCAGTTGCTGCGGCGCCGGCCGGACCGGCCGCCGACCTCGCCGTGCGCGGAGAGCCCGCTGGCCGGGTTCGCCCCCACCGTCCCCTGA